One Pseudodesulfovibrio alkaliphilus DNA segment encodes these proteins:
- the hisH gene encoding imidazole glycerol phosphate synthase subunit HisH produces the protein MLAIFDYKAGNQTSVHRALEHLDIPNRITNDPELLNAAQGIIFPGVGAAGQAMDELHSAGLDEVIKSLIWQNKPVLGICVGCQILLDYSEENDTRALKIIPGECRLFNPSWTDYENVPIRVPHMGWNQVELRQECELFAGIDPDADFYFVHSYYPAPREEYVIGTTRYGIDFCSVHGRRGLWAVQFHPEKSGRPGLKLLRNFNTFCQEAADAQ, from the coding sequence ATGCTCGCCATATTTGACTACAAGGCGGGAAACCAGACCAGCGTTCACCGGGCGCTTGAACACCTGGACATTCCCAACCGGATCACCAATGACCCGGAGTTATTGAACGCTGCACAGGGAATCATCTTTCCCGGTGTAGGAGCTGCCGGTCAGGCCATGGATGAACTGCATTCGGCAGGTCTTGACGAGGTCATCAAAAGCCTCATCTGGCAAAACAAGCCCGTACTCGGCATCTGCGTCGGCTGCCAGATCCTTCTTGACTACAGTGAAGAAAACGACACTCGCGCCCTCAAGATCATTCCGGGAGAATGCCGCCTTTTCAACCCCTCCTGGACCGATTATGAAAACGTGCCCATCCGCGTTCCCCACATGGGGTGGAACCAGGTGGAGCTTAGGCAGGAGTGTGAGCTGTTCGCCGGCATTGACCCGGACGCGGACTTCTACTTCGTCCACAGCTACTACCCGGCCCCAAGGGAGGAATACGTCATCGGCACCACCCGCTACGGCATCGACTTCTGCTCTGTGCATGGCCGCCGTGGACTCTGGGCGGTGCAATTCCATCCTGAAAAAAGCGGACGCCCAGGCCTTAAGTTGCTCAGGAATTTCAACACCTTCTGCCAGGAGGCCGCCGATGCTCAGTAA